The region CAACAAAAAGGACCCAGACACCATCAAAGAGTTCCTGGGCAGACACCTCGACCCAGACAGGGTCACATTTGTCGTAACCGACCTCTACCCCAGCTATCCCGAGGTATTCATGGAGTTCTTCGGCGAGAACTTGATACATCAGTTCTGCCTCCTGCACCTGAACAAGCTTATAGTCCAGGACTTCCCAAAGAAACCGAACATCGAGGAGCTCCACACCATGTACCGTCTTTTGAACATCTTCTACAACAGGGACCAGGAGCTCGAGGTCCTGGGGGCCTTGGCAGAGAAAGAAAAAGAGAAGACGCAGGGTGATGAGGAGGAATACAAAGCATGGCTCACGAAGGCTAGAAGCATCTTCAGAGCAGTTGTTTATGAAATAAAGCTCAAGCGCAGGCGGGGGAAGAGAAACCTTGAGCAACGACCGTACCTGGAGGCAGTGGAGATATTCAAGGGCTTGATGGATGAGATAGAATCCTTTGACACGAAAGTCCAGAAACGCCTTAGAAAAATCGAGAAGAACTGGGATAGATTCACTGCCTTCTACTTCGTGCCGGGAGCACCGGCAACAAATAATCCCATAGAAAACTATTACTCCACAAGTCTGAAAACCCATCGTAAGAGGCAGTTCAGGAGTGATGAGGGCATCGAGAACCAGATGAAGCTATCTCAGATGAAACAAGCAGGGATGCTGGAAGGGTGTAAGAGAACACTGCTGGAGGTATTCTACAGATTCAGGCCTTTTCTGGCTCCAGGATGAAGCGTTACCATCTGGAGCACATCTTTCAAAAAATGAATCGTTTGCACTAGCGGTAGCTATCGCTGATCATGGGCATTTTTCAAATCATTCGGGAGATTATAGATGGGGGTGGAGGAAATAGCAGGTAAATTATGGGCTAAAGAATGAAATATAAAAATTCGTAGAACTGGGCATGAGATGTAAGACGAAACGATAGGCAAAAACTTAGATATCACTGGATTATGAGACAGTGCCACATAGACCTTATATACTTTTCTCACATTGTGCTATTAATATTTGAGTGATGAGACGGTTTATGAGTGTTGGATGAGCCCCGGGAGTCTATATACAATATTCTTAGTACTAATTCTACCTTTTTAAGACCATTACAATATATTTTGTAATATTATATATGCAGGTTTTGAACATGAGTGAGATTTTCAGAAAAGAAATTGCGGGTTGAAGTTATACTCTGGACCAGAATCTGGCGAAAAACTTCCTTTTCTTTGAAAGGTAGTAGAGGCTGAACACCGAGAGGAAGCTGAAAAAGGTTGTTATCACTCCGACTTTCAGAATCGCCTCTCGCGGGAAATTGTATATTATGAGGGGGTTGAGCCATAACACATAGTCAAAAAAGTCATTAATCAGAAGCCATAAAAGGGCTATAGCAATCTCTTTCCTTCCAATTTTTACAAGATGAATTATGAGAACAGGCTGAATCACCATTCCAAAGTGAAGTAAAAACATGAGATAGTAGTATTCCTTATTGGCTGGAGAAAGGAAGTGGCTTGAGAAGTATAGTATCACCAGCATTGTCCAGAGCCCATATTTGATGTTATTTGCCATTGCTATGAGATATATGGTGTTGTGTTTTCTTCCCAGAAGAAGAAGGAATATAGAGATGGCAAACAGTAAAGTCGCATTTGGTGAATTCGAGATAAAAATGTAGAGATAACCTGGGAACAATCTGAAGAGAGGCTGGTAGTAGTAGAACCCAAAGGCACTCCCTGCCAGATTTATCAGGGCGACGAGAATCATTAGCTTTCTGAAGTGGCTCACTCTTTATCACCCTTTAAAATCTTTATAGGAACTCCTCCGGCAAATGCACCTTCGGGTATATCCCTGTTTACAAGACTCATGGCTGAAATTTTTGAGTTATCACCAATCTCGACCCCAGGTAAAACTGTTGAATTTGCCCTTATCATAACCTTCCTCCACCAGAAACTCATGGGCCAGAATGGTTGTGTTGTATCCAATTATGCTACCTTCACCTATTTCGATGAGCTCCGGAAAGAATATGTCAAACATGGCAAACAGACCTATTGAAACCTTTTTTTTCAGTTTCATTCCGGTTAGCCTTAAAAGCTTTCTTTTGAGCCACAGCGAAGGAATAACACGGCAGAGGTAAATAATGGTAAAATTAAAAGTTACTCTCAGGGGATTTTTAATTATATGCCACTTCACAAGAGAATTCATATCCTCTGAGGGATGTGCCTCAAGCCTGCGCATGGGCATAATATTTCTTTTCTTCCATAAAGCTTTACTGGAGCACCTCATCCATGCTCCCCGAGCGGTAGCCTTTAAGGTCCAGGGTTATATAACTGAAGCCAAGAGCTTCAAGCTTTTCTGAAATTTTTCTTCTAAATTCTATTGCCCTTGGAATTTCATTTTCTGGCAGCTCAATTCTTGCTATATTCCCGTGAGACCTCACCCTCACCTGTGAGAAACCCAGACTTAGAAGGAAGTCTTCTGCTCTTTCGACAGCTCTAAGCCTGTCTCTTGTTATAATCTCACCATAAGGAATTCTTGAGGCCAAACATGCCTGAGAAGGTTTTTGCTCCACTCTGAGATTGAAATATGCCGCTATCTCCCTGACATCTTTCTTGGTGAAGCCCAGTTCCAGAAGGGGGCTCTCTATTCCCTGCTCTTTTAGAGCTTTCAACCCTGGTCTATGCTCTTCAAGGTCAGAGGCATTTGCTCCGTCAACGATAGTTGAGAAGCCACGGGCTTCAGCTATTCTCTTCAGAGCTTCAGCCAGTCTGCTTCTGCAGAAGTAGCATCTTTCAGGAGGATTTTCGACAAATCTGCTATCTTCAAGTTCGTCCTCCTTTATTACCTCGTGGGCTATTCCTATCTCTCTGGCAAGTTTGATAGCGTCTTCCAGCTCTCTTCTGGGCATAGTGGAGGAGTCGGCAGTTATTGCGAGAGCATTCGTTCCAAGTGTTTTTCTGGCTGCTGCTGCCAGAACACCGGAATCAACACCGCCTGAAAAGGCCACAATCACCTTACCTCTGGTCATGAACCATTCTGAAAGAAGTGAGGCTTTATCTTTCGGGGTCATGGGCTAATTGATAGGGATAACCTCAAAAATAAAAAAGACAGAAAAGAAGAAAATTAAATACTTAAAACACTGCTTTCTACAGCCTTCTCTGCCAGGTCGTACATACCTGACATCTCTGCGCCTTCCACCAGGTCTTCTTCTGTCATTCCTCTTGCCTCGGCACAGGGTTTACATATCAGAATGGGGACTTCGAGGATTTGAAGTATCTCAAGAAGCTCCGGGAATGGAGCCAGGCCAACACCCTGTATGTTTTTTGCAACACCCTCTCTGGCAAGGAGTACTGCGTCATTCATCAGAAATAGTTCCACATCGTCGCCATTCTCCTTTGCAGCTTTGGCAGCCAGAAAGGCCAGTGTTGCCCGGTTTGGGTCATCTGCACCATAGGTTGCAACAACAAAAAGTTTTCCCATCATATCACCCAATATATGTTGAACTATTTTGAACTTTTAATATTAACAAAGGTAAACTTTTTGATTAAGGTATGAAGAAGAAGGAACTTGAGATAACTCTTGAAAAGCTGGATGGTTTCAGGACACCTGATATAAAACTGGAGCAGTATACAACTCCGGCAACTGTTGCCGCAGAACTTTTGAATATAGCATATCTCAGGAAAGATATTTATAATAAGGTCATATATGATTTAGGTTGTGGCCCGGGAATTCTTGGCATAGGAGCTGCTCTTCTTGGAGCAAGGAAGGTTGTTCTTGTTGATATGGATGAAGAGGCCATAAAAATTGCTAAAGAAAATGCTGAAAAGTTTTCTCTTGGCAATATTGTATTTAACAATTCAGATATAAGAAAGATTACAGGCAGGGCTGATATAGTGCTTCAGAATCCTCCCTTTGGAGTTCACTGGCGGAGGGCTGACAGAGCCTTTCTCGAAAAAGCTTTAGAAATTGCAGATGTGGTTTATTCCATGCATAAAAGAGAAACAAGAGATTTTATTATAAAATTTGTAAAAGGTTTAGGGGCAAGTGAGCTGGAAATACTTCCTGTGAGCTTCATATTGCCCAGAAGCTATAAGTTTCATGAAAAAGATAGAAAAACAATTCTTGTAGATATATATAGAATAAGGAGGAATTAGAATGGAAAGTGGTGACTTTGTTCTTCCTGGAACAGAGCTTGGATTTGCGGAGGAGTTCATGCCAGGGAGAGGAACCTATGAGGACGATGGAAAGGTCTACTCTGCTATGACCGGAACCCTTAAAATTGACATGAAAGAAAGAAAGATAATTGTTGAGCCACGGACAAATATAATTCCTGAGCCAAAGATTGGGGATATAGTTATAGGCAAGATTCTGGATGTAAAACAGCAGTTTGCTGTGGTTAGAGTCATAAGGCTCCTGGGCAATCCTAGAGAGCTGCCGGGCACAATAGGCACAATTCATATTTCCAGAGCAAAATCGAGCTATGTTCAGGACATAAGCATGGAGTTTTCAGGAGGAGATATTGTCAAGGCCAAGGTTGTCGACATAAAAAGGCATCCCATATCTCTCGGTACGGTTGAAAAAGACCTTGGAGTAATTAAGGCTTATTGTTCCAGATGTAATATAGCTTTGGAGCTTGAAAATGGTAAGCTAAAGTGTCCAAACTGCTCCTCTATTGAAAGCAGGAAGTGCAGCTCTGATTATGGTAATGGAAATGTCTAGGTGGTAAGAAATGCAGATAAAAGTTATTAAAGAGGCCAATGAAGAACTTGAATTTGAGCTCGCAGGTGAAGACCATACCTTCTGTAATATACTTACTGACAGGCTGACTGTCAATAAAGATGTAGTTTTTGCGTACAGGATTGAGCATCCTCTTATAAGCTCGCCTGTGGTATATATTAAGGTTAAAGAAGGAATCGAGGTTCCCCAGCAGCAGGAGAAAATAGTGGAGCTTGATGATGTTCTGGGGATAGGTGCCAAGAGGAAGGAGCAGCTTATCGCTTCGGGAATAAAGTATGCCAATGACCTTCTGAAGGCTGATATTGAAGAGCTATCAAAAAGCTCAGGAATACCTGAGAAAACCCTCGAGAGGATGATAAAAGAGGCTGAGAAGCTGGACTATGGCAGGCTGACGGCAGCACGGTATGTGCTCATGGAATCTCTTAAGAAGATAAATCAGGATTACATCCAGCTCAAAGAGAAATTTTCATCGTTGAACTGAAATGGCAGAAGTAAATTTGAATTTTGACATAAATGGAAATCTTTCCAGTATTGGTGATAGTCTGGCAAATTTCATCTATTCTCTTGCCTTATCCAATACTCTTTCAAAGCCTGTAGGTAAAAAGCTCTCCAACAGAGTTCTGGCAAGGGCTCTGAAAGAGGCAGGGCTCAGGGATAGAGCAGGCACAAGGCATAACTATCATACCCTCGGGAATTTTGCAGAGCATATGATTTTTTATGGCTGGGCAAGGGATAAGATTACAATTGAAGAATGTGTTAAAATTCTTGAAGCAAGGCTGGGTGATGGAAGTGAGGAAACTGAGGTTAATGCTTTTGCAGAGCTTTTGAGAGAGATAGCATGTCGGGAATAATTAAATGCCTGTGTAAATGCAATGGTTATGAAGCTCCAGCCCTGACTGTCGATGCGGTTATTAAAATGAATGAGAAAATTCTTCTAGTCAGGCGACGTAAGGAGCCTTTCAGAGGCTTCTGGGCATTGCCGGGTGGTTTTGTCGAGTGCGGTGAAACTGTTGAAGAAGCTGGGGTAAGGGAGATTGAAGAGGAGACTGGTTTAAAAATGATTGTTAAGGATATTCTGGGAGTCTACTCTGAGCCATATAGGGACCCGAGAGGTCATGTTGTGAGTATCTGCTTTCTGGGTTCTGCAGAAGGAGTCCCAATAGGTGGAGATGATGCAAGTGAAGCTAAGTTCTTTAATATTTCGGAAGTTGATAGCTTAAAACTTGCATTTGACCATAGCAATATCCTTAAAGATTATGTGAAGAGGCTGGAAAAATGGTAGTTTTTTGCGAAAAATGTAAGAATCTGATGCTCCCTAAGGGTGATGTTCTTGTTTGTACCACCTGTGGTCAGGAGAAGCCCATCGAGAATGAAGATGAATATAAGATAAAGAGAAAGGAAAAGAAAAGAGATAGGTTGCTCCTTCTCGAAGAAGAAGATGTTCATACTATGCCAAGGATAAAAGCTGAGTGTCCAAAGTGTGGTAATATGGAGGCTGAATGGTGGCTTGTGCAGACAAGAAAGGCTGATGAGAGCGAGACAAGATTCTTCAGATGCACCAAGTGTAAATATACCTGGAGGGAATATCAGTAATATCCAAGGTTTTATGGATTCAGGCATGAAAAACTTTTGCCTTTTCGGCCATATCTCTGGCAAGCCTCTCAACTTCAATTCCATATTCTGCTTTCTCAGCCCTTTCAGCTGTAGCACTTGTGGCTGGCTTTAAGGGAGGGCCAAGGCAGCAGTTGGCAGGCATTATTGAAATCTTATATGTACCTATCTTTCTGGCAATTTTTATAATCTCATTTTTATCCATACCTATGAGCGGCCTTAAAACAGGTATTGAAATTGCTTTTGAAATTGTAGCCAGATTGTCAAGGGTTTGAGAAGCTACCTGCCCCAGGCTTTCACCTGTAACAATGGCCTTTGCTCTTTCTTTTTCAGCAATAATCTCAGCTGTTCTGTACATCATACGTTTGCAGAGAACACAACCCAGAGCATAGTCTTTAACTTTGATAAGCTCCATCAGTACCTCCCCGTAGGGAACAAAGTATGTTTTTAGATTTTCTCCTGCCAATCCAGAAAGAACCTTTATAGTCTCCAAAGCTCTGTCTTCAGTTCTTTTATCCACAAGAGGTGAGGGGTTCATAAAAACGCAAATTGGCTTTATTCCTCTGCGCATTGCCAGATAGGTTGATACTGGAGAGTCTATGCCTCCGCTTACAAGGGATATAGCTCTTCCCTGAGTGCCATAGGGGAGTCCTCCTGCACCTTTAATAATCTCGTCAAAGATATAGGCTTTATCTTCCCTTATTTCAACATGAATTTCGACATCAGGATTTGTTAGATTGACCTTTGCGTTTGTTTCCCTGACGACCTCGGCTCCGGCTTTTCTTGCAACTTCAATACTTGAATAACTGTGATTTCCTTTTCTTCTCGCCCTGATGGCAAAGCTTTCGTCACCTGAAATCCTGGTTCTGGCATACTCTGATATTTTGCCTATCAGATTTTCCAGTTCTGAATCAACTGTTACAGCAGCAGATGTCGAGGCAACACCAAAAACCTTTGCAGCCTTTTCTGTATCATCTCTGCTATCAGAGTGAACAAAAATTCTTCCGTACTCTTTTGTAATTCTCACATCACCGAGAACTCTCTTTAAATGCTGGATTAAGGCTTTTTCCATTCTTGCCCTGACAGGTTTTGATTTCAGCCCTATCTCGTCATATCTTATGATAATAACCATAGCCTTTATTTAAAAGTCAACGTTTAAAAAGTGAGGGAAGGGAGTGGTTATCTGCTTTCTCTCACTGCTCTTCTGTAGTTTTTCAGGCACACGGGACAGCAGAAATAGCGCTCCACATTGTGGTGCTTGAAAACTATTGGGTTATATGTTGTGCTTCCGCAGTAATCACAGGTATACTCTGCTTTTAGCACAGGTTCGGCCTCTTCAGACTTCAGATTTTCAAGAGCAATTTCAACAACTATATCTCCTGAAAATTCACTTAGTTTGTCTGCAAGTTCAACTGCTTCTTTCATACCTCCCGCAACAGCCTTCATCAGAAGGGGTTTCTCACCTGTA is a window of archaeon BMS3Bbin15 DNA encoding:
- a CDS encoding putative lipopolysaccharide biosynthesis O-acetyl transferase WbbJ; the protein is MIRANSTVLPGVEIGDNSKISAMSLVNRDIPEGAFAGGVPIKILKGDKE
- the guaA_2 gene encoding GMP synthase [glutamine-hydrolyzing], with the translated sequence MTPKDKASLLSEWFMTRGKVIVAFSGGVDSGVLAAAARKTLGTNALAITADSSTMPRRELEDAIKLAREIGIAHEVIKEDELEDSRFVENPPERCYFCRSRLAEALKRIAEARGFSTIVDGANASDLEEHRPGLKALKEQGIESPLLELGFTKKDVREIAAYFNLRVEQKPSQACLASRIPYGEIITRDRLRAVERAEDFLLSLGFSQVRVRSHGNIARIELPENEIPRAIEFRRKISEKLEALGFSYITLDLKGYRSGSMDEVLQ
- a CDS encoding DsrE/DsrF-like family protein; the protein is MMGKLFVVATYGADDPNRATLAFLAAKAAKENGDDVELFLMNDAVLLAREGVAKNIQGVGLAPFPELLEILQILEVPILICKPCAEARGMTEEDLVEGAEMSGMYDLAEKAVESSVLSI
- the prmA_1 gene encoding ribosomal protein L11 methyltransferase, which encodes MKKKELEITLEKLDGFRTPDIKLEQYTTPATVAAELLNIAYLRKDIYNKVIYDLGCGPGILGIGAALLGARKVVLVDMDEEAIKIAKENAEKFSLGNIVFNNSDIRKITGRADIVLQNPPFGVHWRRADRAFLEKALEIADVVYSMHKRETRDFIIKFVKGLGASELEILPVSFILPRSYKFHEKDRKTILVDIYRIRRN
- a CDS encoding exosome complex RNA-binding protein Csl4 encodes the protein MESGDFVLPGTELGFAEEFMPGRGTYEDDGKVYSAMTGTLKIDMKERKIIVEPRTNIIPEPKIGDIVIGKILDVKQQFAVVRVIRLLGNPRELPGTIGTIHISRAKSSYVQDISMEFSGGDIVKAKVVDIKRHPISLGTVEKDLGVIKAYCSRCNIALELENGKLKCPNCSSIESRKCSSDYGNGNV
- a CDS encoding DNA-directed RNA polymerase subunit L; protein product: MQIKVIKEANEELEFELAGEDHTFCNILTDRLTVNKDVVFAYRIEHPLISSPVVYIKVKEGIEVPQQQEKIVELDDVLGIGAKRKEQLIASGIKYANDLLKADIEELSKSSGIPEKTLERMIKEAEKLDYGRLTAARYVLMESLKKINQDYIQLKEKFSSLN
- a CDS encoding bifunctional NMN adenylyltransferase/Nudix hydrolase yields the protein MSGIIKCLCKCNGYEAPALTVDAVIKMNEKILLVRRRKEPFRGFWALPGGFVECGETVEEAGVREIEEETGLKMIVKDILGVYSEPYRDPRGHVVSICFLGSAEGVPIGGDDASEAKFFNISEVDSLKLAFDHSNILKDYVKRLEKW
- a CDS encoding transcription factor S-II, with amino-acid sequence MVVFCEKCKNLMLPKGDVLVCTTCGQEKPIENEDEYKIKRKEKKRDRLLLLEEEDVHTMPRIKAECPKCGNMEAEWWLVQTRKADESETRFFRCTKCKYTWREYQ
- the thiI gene encoding putative tRNA sulfurtransferase, coding for MVIIIRYDEIGLKSKPVRARMEKALIQHLKRVLGDVRITKEYGRIFVHSDSRDDTEKAAKVFGVASTSAAVTVDSELENLIGKISEYARTRISGDESFAIRARRKGNHSYSSIEVARKAGAEVVRETNAKVNLTNPDVEIHVEIREDKAYIFDEIIKGAGGLPYGTQGRAISLVSGGIDSPVSTYLAMRRGIKPICVFMNPSPLVDKRTEDRALETIKVLSGLAGENLKTYFVPYGEVLMELIKVKDYALGCVLCKRMMYRTAEIIAEKERAKAIVTGESLGQVASQTLDNLATISKAISIPVLRPLIGMDKNEIIKIARKIGTYKISIMPANCCLGPPLKPATSATAERAEKAEYGIEVERLARDMAEKAKVFHA
- the lrpC gene encoding HTH-type transcriptional regulator LrpC, giving the protein MRLDSTDIRILKLLEDDSRISHKRIAELLNLSRPTVKSRIEKLINNGVIKKFTVQIGKEALKENITLFIRASSLNKKILEIDEIVEIYRVTGEKPLLMKAVAGGMKEAVELADKLSEFSGDIVVEIALENLKSEEAEPVLKAEYTCDYCGSTTYNPIVFKHHNVERYFCCPVCLKNYRRAVRESR